A window from Choristoneura fumiferana chromosome 22, NRCan_CFum_1, whole genome shotgun sequence encodes these proteins:
- the LOC141440345 gene encoding fatty acid synthase-like: MPAENWDAGAKDIVLSGLSGRLPESDSIEEFAKNLFDGVDLVTADDRRWPPGLHGLPDRNGKLKNLAHFDAAFFGVNPKQADLMDPQQRMLLELTHEAIVDAGFNPEELRGSRTGVYVGVSCSETGEIWDANVDSIQGYGLTGCHRAMFPNRVTYTFDFKGPSYAIDTACSSSTYALAQAAADIRAGKCDAAIVAGANLCLLPAISLYFHRLNMLSPDGRCAAFDAGGRGYVRSEAVVAVLLQRRSDCRRLYCTVRGARMNSDGHKAQGITYPTGAIQRQLAQETFEEAHLRPQDVAYFEAHGTGTRVGDPEEINAIAGLFCEGRTTPLLLGSVKSNMGHSEPAAGLCSIAKVVVAMERGVIPGNLHYKTPAPEIPALSDGRIKVVDRNTPWQGGLVAVNSFGFGGANAHVILESQGGERPPPASYPAPRLVLASGRTEAAVLRLLRLAVDHPRDAELHALLDAVHARAIPRHTYRGYAVMTPKHNAPPVLEATEMEVTETRPVWFVFAGMGSQWPGMARALMHLPTFAATIAHLAAVLRPLNFDLTYVLTEAPEVAFDNIVNSAVSIAAVQVALVDVLREVGVCPDGILGHSVGENGCAYADDALTADQAVLSAYWRARSIAEAALPLGAMAAVGLTWDETKRRCPPDVFRACHNWTDSVTVSGPPDSVEKFVAELKAEGVFARRVNSAGIAFHSKYIAAAKKQLCTKLNEIIPEPLPRSPRWLSSSLGPDQQDTEWGKLCSAEYHVNNMLSPVRFADALKVIPERAIVVEVAPHALLNAVLRRALPSATHVPLVRRDHPDPLSHLLQALGRLFTAGAQPRVSSLYPAVSWPVSRGTPTLASAVEWDHSAEWMVANYKSATSNGENVIEFDLGKPDQAFLDGHNIDGRVLFPAAGYLTLVWRTVAKVNNLNTNDAAVLLENVQFHRATIVTRDTALRFIVTLLNGSGNFEVCEGGAVVVTGRARLVTDPAAERLPVASFAVEEPVEEMPSLDADDIYKELRLRGYNYQGLFRGIVQSNAYSTRGLLAWEDNWITFIDTLLQFDIIAENTRELKLPTRILRALIDPGAQKAAVSGGNIPVRRFNNLSVITAGGIELCGVKFSLAPRRINVQAAPKLEKYVFMPLDSTSDAKKDNLTKSRALSTVLQLVLENSNTMRLGVAEVALGRPASDLLLPLVLPILDTEPQVRVDASLAAGAKAANYAATMDPLGVKVSNKELLDELDSKYQFIIGANVLTRHKEDVLRELTATLDAQGHVLLEEPTHALDKPGVAALLKSAGLVAVARQCVTTCEYLLLRHVATLPAARIILEVRDDDFAWVKTLRDAMKRATSEELRVYVWSRNAGSGVIGLGTCLRREPGGDKLRIYYLPNAKDVFDPVAPAYRAQVQLDLTFNVLHNGIWGTYRHLLLDDPDNTQLQVEHAYVNTLTRGDLSSLRWIESELRYATTVPQGAHTDLCRVYYAPLNFRDIMIATGKLPPDSLPGNLAGQECILGLEFSGRSSSGKRVMGMVAAKGLATTVVADKGFMWEVPAAWTLEEAATVPVAYATAYYALAVRGNMKRGDSVLVHAGAGGVGQAAISIALHAGCTVYTTVGTPDKRVFLRERYPTLPDTHIGNSRDRSFEQLVLERTRGRGVDLVLNSLAGDQLQASMRCLAKGGRFLEIGKLDLSANSPLGMAVLLKNTTVHGILLDALFDESQEQSEKAAVMRCVSDGIVNGAVRPLPTTVYADCQLEQAFRYMATGKHIGKVLIRIREEESGGHSPPPRLLPALPRTYMHPAKSYVLVGGLGGFGLELGDWLIKRGARTLIFNSRSGVRTGYQNWRIRRWREKGVRVDVSTSDATTAAGARALLGEAARTAPVGGIFNLAAVLRDAFLENQTPDDFRAVAKPKIDGTRALDAVSRELAPQLDHFVVFSSISCGRGNPGQSNYGLANSAMERLCEQRQADGLPALAVQWGAIGDVGLIVTAMHGDSDTQVGGTVPQRIASCLNTLGALMSVPNSVTSAFVLADKRRSQKKPSQELDQIIANILGIKDPSKVSDTTSLAELGMDSLMGAEIERTLERGYDQLLSVEEVRGLTFGKLRSIGGAAAPVASEKPADQPT, from the exons ATGCCAGCAGAAAATTGGGATGCGGGCGCAAAAGACATCGTCCTTTCAGGACTGTCAGGCCGGCTGCCCGAGTCTGACAGCATCGAGGAGTTCGCGAAGAACCTGTTTGATGGAGTAGACCTTGTCACCGCTGATGATCGGCGCTGGCCGCCTG GGTTGCACGGACTGCCGGATCGCAATGGCAAGCTTAAGAACCTCGCGCATTTCGACGCCGCGTTCTTCGGAGTAAATCCTAAGCAGGCCGATCTCATGGACCCACAGCAGCGTATGCTGTTAGAGCTAACCCACGAGGCCATCGTAGATGCCGGTTTCAATCCTGAAGAACTCCGTGGCTCGCGAACCGGTGTCTACGTGGGCGTATCCTGCTCAGAAACTGGCGAGATATGGGACGCTAACGTAGACTCGATTCAAGGCTACGGCCTCACTGGATGCCATCGTGCCATGTTCCCTAACCGTGTGACCTACACCTTCGATTTTAAAGGGCCATCTTACGCCATAGACACCGCTTGCTCTAGCTCAACGTACGCATTAGCTCAAGCCGCAGCTGATATCCGTGCTGGTAAATGCGACGCTGCTATCGTTGCTGGGGCCAATCTTTGTCTTTTGCCAGCCATCTCGCTCTATTTTCATCGGTTGAACATGCTGTCGCCAGATGGTCGTTGCGCCGCGTTCGACGCGGGTGGACGTGGCTATGTGCGATCTGAAGCCGTTGTGGCTGTGTTACTGCAGCGACGGAGTGATTGCCGTCGACTGTACTGCACGGTGCGTGGTGCGCGGATGAACTCAGACGGTCATAAGGCGCAAGGCATCACGTACCCTACGGGAGCTATCCAACGTCAGCTTGCACAGGAAACGTTCGAAGAGGCTCACTTAAGGCCACAGGATGTCGCGTACTTTGAAGCGCATGGCACTGGCACTAGAGTCGGTGATCCGGAAGAAATCAACGCAATCGCTGGGCTTTTTTGTGAGGGTCGCACCACACCGCTCTTGCTAGGCTCTGTCAAGTCCAACATGGGTCACTCAGAGCCGGCGGCAGGCCTTTGCTCAATCGCCAAGGTGGTGGTTGCGATGGAGCGTGGAGTCATCCCAGGGAACCTGCACTATAAGACGCCTGCCCCTGAAATTCCCGCCCTCAGTGATGGCCGTattaaa GTGGTGGACCGCAACACGCCGTGGCAAGGAGGGCTGGTTGCCGTCAACTCCTTCGGCTTCGGCGGCGCCAATGCCCACGTCATCTTAGAGTCGCAGGGCGGCGAGCGGCCGCCACCAGCGTCCTACCCCGCGCCACGACTAGTGCTGGCTTCGGGAAGAACAGAAGCTGCGGTATTGCGTCTTCTGAGGCTAGCAGTGGATCATCCACGAGACGCTGAGCTCCATGCTTTGTTGGATGCTGTGCATGCGAGGGCTATTCCACGACACACGTACCGTGGCTATGCGGTGATGACTCCTAAGCACAATGCCCCGCCTGTGCTGGAAGCAACTGAG ATGGAGGTGACAGAGACGCGCCCAGTTTGGTTCGTCTTCGCTGGCATGGGCTCACAATGGCCAGGAATGGCGCGTGCTTTAATGCATTTGCCGACCTTTGCGGCTACTATAGCACACTTGGCAGCAGTGCTACGGCCACTGAACTTTGATTTGACATACGTGCTGACGGAGGCTCCTGAAGTTGCCTTCGATAACATCGTCAATTCGGCGGTATCAATCGCGGCCGTCCAAGTCGCGTTGGTGGACGTGCTGAGAGAAGTAGGCGTATGTCCTGATGGCATCTTGGGCCATTCGGTCGGAGAAAATG GTTGCGCATACGCAGACGACGCACTAACAGCAGATCAAGCAGTTCTCAGTGCGTACTGGCGCGCGCGCAGCATAGCGGAGGCGGCGCTGCCGCTGGGCGCGATGGCCGCCGTGGGGCTGACATGGGACGAGACCAAGCGCCGTTGCCCACCCGACGTGTTTCGTGCCTGCCATAACTGGACTGACAGCGTCACG GTATCTGGTCCACCAGATTCCGTGGAGAAATTCGTAGCCGAGCTGAAGGCTGAGGGTGTATTCGCTCGTCGCGTGAACAGCGCTGGTATAGCTTTCCACAGCAAGTACATCGCGGCTGCAAAAAAACAGCTGTGCACTAAGTTGAATGAGATTATACCGGAGCCACTCCCGCGCAGCCCGCGCTGGCTTTCGTCGTCGCTGGGTCCCGATCAACAAGACACAGAATGGG GCAAGCTGTGCAGCGCTGAATACCACGTCAACAACATGCTATCACCAGTGCGGTTTGCCGACGCACTAAAAGTGATACCAGAGCGTGCTATAGTAGTAGAAGTAGCACCACACGCGCTGTTGAACGCTGTGCTACGGCGTGCGCTGCCGTCCGCCACGCATGTGCCTTTAGTACGACGAGACCACCCAGACCCGCTGTCACATCTACTGCAGGCATTGGGCCGGCTGTTCACAGCGGGCGCGCAGCCACGCGTGTCATCGCTGTACCCGGCAGTATCATGGCCTGTGTCACGCGGTACGCCAACGCTCGCTTCAGCCGTCGAATGGGACCATTCTGCGGAGTGGATGGTGGCTAATTACAAGTCGGCAACGAGTAATGGCGAAAACGTAATTGAGTTCGACCTTGGGAAGCCGGACCAAGCCTTTTTAGATGGCCACAATATTGATGGACGAGTGCTCTTCCCCGCTGCAGGCTACCTG ACGCTGGTGTGGCGTACGGTGGCCAAAGTAAATAACTTGAACACAAATGACGCAGCCGTATTGCTGGAGAACGTCCAGTTCCACCGCGCCACCATCGTGACCCGAGACACGGCGCTTCGCTTCATCGTTACGCTGCTTAACGGCAGCGGGAACTTTGAAGTGTGCGAAGGAGGAGCTGTCGTGGTGACCGGCCGCGCGCGCTTAGTGACTGACCCTGCTGCCGAGCGCTTACCTGTCGCCTCGTTTGCAGTCGAAGAACCCGTGGAAGAAATGCCGTCGCTTGATGCTGACGACATCTATAAGGAGCTTCGTCTACGGGGCTATAACTACCAGGGCTTGTTTCGCGGTATCGTTCAGTCGAATGCGTATAGTACGCGAGGTCTGCTCGCTTGGGAGGACAACTGGATAACTTTTATAGACACTTTGCTTCAGTTTGACATCATAGCTGAAAACACTCGCGAATTAAAGCTACCTACGAGGATACTGCGCGCGCTCATCGACCCGGGAGCACAGAAGGCAGCGGTGAGCGGTGGCAACATACCAGTCCGGCGCTTCAATAATTTGTCCGTCATCACAGCTGGCGGCATAGAGCTATGTGGCGTCAAGTTTTCGTTAGCACCACGTCGCATTAACGTCCAAGCTGCGCCAAAGTTGGAGAAGTATGTTTTCATGCCGCTGGATAGCACAAGCGATGCCAAAAAAGACAATCTCACTAAGAGTCGCGCACTCAGCACTGTCCTCCAGTTAGTGCTTGAAAACAGCAACACTATGCGTCTCGGAGTGGCAGAGGTCGCGCTGGGCCGCCCCGCAAGCGACCTGCTGCTGCCACTCGTGCTGCCGATACTGGATACTGAGCCGCAAGTGCGTGTCGACGCGAGCCTGGCCGCGGGCGCTAAGGCCGCTAACTACGCTGCCACTATGGACCCACTCGGAGTAAAG GTGTCGAACAAGGAGTTGCTGGATGAGTTGGATTCTAAATATCAGTTTATAATTGGCGCGAATGTTTTAACGCGACATAAAGAAGATGTACTTCGCGAGCTAACTGCAACGTTGGACGCGCAAGGGCATGTGCTGTTGGAAGAACCCACACATGCACTGGATAAGCCAGGCGTAGCTGCGCTGCTGAAAAGTGCTGGCCTGGTGGCAGTAGCGCGGCAGTGCGTGACGACTTGCGAATACCTTCTGCTCCGTCACGTCGCTACGCTTCCCGCCGCACGCATCATCCTAGAAGTACGCGACGATGATTTTGCGTGGGTAAAAACGCTGCGCGATGCCATGAAGCGCGCCACAAGCGAAGAGTTGCGAGTGTACGTGTGGTCACGTAATGCAGGCAGTGGCGTGATTGGCCTCGGCACTTGCCTGCGCCGCGAGCCTGGCGGCGACAAGCTGCGAATTTACTACCTGCCCAACGCCAAAGATGTCTTCGATCCCGTCGCACCCGCCTACCGCGCGCAGGTTCAACTAGACCTTACATTCAACGTACTACACAATGGAATTTGGGGCACATACCGCCACTTGCTGCTTGATGACCCAGATAACACACAGCTCCAG GTGGAGCATGCGTACGTCAACACTCTGACACGCGGTGACCTTTCATCGCTGCGTTGGATAGAGAGTGAACTTCGGTACGCCACCACCGTACCACAAGGCGCGCACACTGACTTATGCCGTGTATATTACGCTCCGCTTAATTTCCGTGATATTATGATTGCCACTGGGAAACTGCCGCCTGATTCACTGCCCGGAAACCTTGCGGGTCAG GAATGCATCCTGGGATTAGAGTTTAGCGGACGCTCATCATCAGGGAAACGCGTGATGGGCATGGTGGCCGCCAAGGGGCTTGCTACTACGGTGGTCGCTGACAAGGGCTTTATGTGGGAGGTGCCAGCTGCGTGGACACTGGAAGAAGCAGCTACGGTTCCAGTGGCTTACGCGACGGCGTATTACGCGTTAGCAGTGCGCGGAAACATGAAACGCGGTGACTCTGTGCTAGTGCACGCGGGCGCAGGCGGTGTGGGGCAAGCTGCCATTTCCATTGCACTGCACGCCGGCTGCACTGTATACACGACAGTAGGCACGCCTGATAAACGAGTTTTCCTACGTGAGCGTTATCCTACGCTTCCCGACACTCATATTGGTAACTCACGCGACCGCAGCTTTGAGCAACTAGTACTAGAACGCACTCGTGGCCGAGGTGTTGACTTGGTTCTCAACTCACTGGCGGGTGACCAGTTGCAAGCCTCAATGCGCTGCTTGGCAAAAGGTGGTCGCTTTTTAGAAATTGGCAAGCTAGACCTGAGTGCCAATTCACCTCTCGGAATGGCTGTTCTACTCAAAAATACCACAGTTCACGGAATTCTTCTAGATGCGCTCTTTGATGAGAGTCAAGAGCAAAGTGAAAAGGCAGCAGTCATGCGTTGTGTTTCTGATGGAATCGTCAATGGTGCTGTACGTCCGCTGCCTACTACCGTATACGCTGATTGTCAGCTAGAACAGGCATTTAG GTACATGGCGACCGGCAAGCACATCGGCAAGGTGCTGATCCGTATCCGCGAAGAAGAGAGCGGCGGGcactcgccgccgccgcgcctgcTGCCGGCGCTGCCGCGCACTTACATGCACCCCGCTAAGAGTTACGTGCTGGTGG GCGGCCTTGGCGGCTTCGGGCTAGAGCTAGGTGATTGGCTAATAAAGCGAGGTGCGCGTACGCTCATATTTAACTCTCGCAGCGGCGTACGCACTGGATACCAAAACTGGCGTATACGCAG GTGGCGTGAAAAAGGCGTACGAGTGGACGTGTCCACCTCAGACGCGACGACTGCAGCcggtgcgcgcgcgctgctgggtGAGGCGGCGCGCACGGCGCCCGTGGGTGGGATCTTCAACCTGGCCGCCGTGCTGCGCGATGCTTTTCTGGAGAACCAGACGCCAGATGATTTCCGAGCCGTCGCTAAGCCTAAAATTGATG GTACTCGGGCGCTCGACGCGGTATCCCGCGAGCTAGCACCGCAATTGGACCACTTCGTGGTCTTCTCATCCATATCATGCGGGCGTGGGAACCCCGGCCAAAGCAACTATGGACTTGCCAATAGCGCCATGGAGCGGCTGTGCGAGCAGAGGCAAGCTGATGGTCTGCCAGCGCTGGCAGTGCAATGGGGCGCCATTGGAGACGTAGGACTCATTGTTACCGCGATGCATGGTGACTCAGACACTCAAGTCGGTGGGACTGTGCCGCAACGTATAGCTTCGTGTCTGAACACACTGGGTGCCTTGATGTCGGTGCCAAACTCTGTCACCTCAGCCTTCGTGCTGGCTGATAAGCGCCGCTCGCAGAAGAAACCATCCCAGGAACTTGATCAAATCATCGCCAATATCCTCG GCATTAAAGATCCCAGCAAGGTATCAGACACTACTAGTTTAGCGGAGCTAGGCATGGACTCCCTGATGGGCGCTGAGATCGAACGGACCCTGGAGCGAGGATACGACCAGCTACTGAGTGTGGAAGAGGTTCGCGGGCTCACGTTTGGCAAACTGAGAAGTATAGGTGGTGCAGCGGCGCCTGTAGCATCTGAGAAACCTGCTGACCAACCCACTTAA